The following nucleotide sequence is from Vitis vinifera cultivar Pinot Noir 40024 chromosome 14, ASM3070453v1.
attataaaacaatcatattgtagtaatttttctttttcataaaatgCAAAAGCTTTTGTTATATTTGTTTAATGAGAAAAAGATAAGTATATGATGAGATGTTATGCTCCATTCGATAATATATGTATgttatatttaatgaaaaaaattgtaatatactatattaaatgaaatatgttacatcatatttatatttgaaagtttgatatttatttaaaataaattgtattGCTTGCCAAATAATTGTTATAAAACAAGTATGAAATTTCTCTAATGttgaatattatttatatttttaatttaaaatttagtaaaaaaaaatttcttgttaataatatccataattaaaatgtttaaaatttataaaaaaaaaaatattatcttaggGCGCTAAACATGTAAAAAAAAGTACatactaaatattaataatgtaTACtactattatattttaatacattttgtatatacatacatatatttgtaaataagtaatataaaaaatttagaaattgacaaaataataaatttattattattatatataggGGATATGAAAGAGAGATTGAATGATATATTTCACTCTTTATcgaatttcatatttgattaagTATTAGATATGATAAGTAATGAAATAAGTTACTTTATCGCATCCAGTCAAATATGAAATACCTTATTTCATCTTCTATTTTCTTCCATGTTATATTTAGTCAATAGTGTTAGCAtgttatctttaatttttattttttaaacatagaaaataaaaaatgtatccaaacaCCGCCTTAGAGCTAGCAGACATAAataatcaatgttttaaaaactggaccggtcattgaaccggaaaagttatcggttcacggttcactggtcgaaTATCCGGTCTAATGATTGGACCGAACCAGAATAATGACCGGTTGGATCAGCCGGTctggtccggtttttaaaaccatgtaaATAATGCTTGTTAAGCCATCTCgtgcttttaaaatttgataataagaattagaaaaatagagataaaaaatggtttgattttcaactttttaaacaaaaaaataaaaataaaattagcaCTCACAATGTTCACAAGTAGGAACCAATGTTGTTCGTGCCTGCTTGTGATCCAACAAGTCCCAATAtgccaaataataaaaaacatctttattatttataaatgttaaaaaatggttaatattgttaaataaaataaaaatttatgtaaaccacaccttaattttttattaaaattaaaatgaaaaatattcaatgaaaaaaattgaaaagagaagCAATTGCCCTCTGCATGAAACTGAAGTGGAAAGAAGATTATTTATagaattctcttatttttcttattattattaaatggaGAAAATGAGGCACAAAGTACATAAATTATAAAGCCAAAATAATTGCATTCATTCATATACAgaagttttattattattatttttttctcaaaagagaggaaaaaaaaaaaaaaaaaagagagagagacaaaaaagaggaaggagaaaaaatctaagatggtttttttttttttttttttttttttcccacggtcctgaattttttttttttctttattgtttctcttttaacTACCAAGCAAATTACAGggacaaaaattttgaaatcacaaGAGCTGCTCAGAATAACGAGATTCTGGATCCACAGGCAGTCTTTGATAGTGGGGGAGGGGAGGGTCAATAGTGAGCTTTCTGTCACCATCATCGTCAATGAACAAATCCCAACTAGTGAAGGCATCATCCCAGAAGCCCAAATCGTTGTTGTAGTCGCAATGCCAGTCAAAGTCGAGAAACTGCAAGTCTTCAAGGATCATGGACGAagcagatgaagaagaagatgaggatGAAGAAGTTGATGAAGTGGGATCACATGGAACCAGAATCTCATGGGGTTGAATCAATGGAACTTCATCTGTACAGAAGCCATTCATGATTTCCATGGAGTTCTCAAGCGGGCTTGACATGCTCTTGTCTTCTTCTTTGCTCTCAACAATTGATGATTCTAATGGTGTCTCAGATTCCTTggttttttccatttcttctttttgttggCATTGCTGTTGTTGAGGTTGGGCAGTTGCAGCGGGGATTAATGGCTTGTGGGTCAGAGGATCAATACCCatctttttaagttttttcttGATGTGGGTATTCCAATGGTTCTTGATTTCGTTATCGGTTCTTCCTGGTAGATGAGAAGCAATCTTGGACCATCTGCAAATCCACgttgaaaaaacaaacatataaattaaaattgaagaaGAATTTCACATGGATATGTTTTGGAATTAATTTCAGggacaaaaaaaaggaaaatactaCTGATTTTTCCCACAAGATTAAATAGATAAAGGTTTGGTATTGgcgttatttttatatttttttaaaaaggaaaattttgtaACAGCCGAAACGCACTGGCAAAGCACCTTTGGACTAATATCAGTCTCGGAGTGATGTGGGATTCCGTGGCTCATCCAAAAGGACacaggaataaaataaaaaccccaGCCATTCATTTGATCTTCCCCGTgatactaaaataaataaaacaaatttcacCAAAACAAAAGTCTCTCATTTGAACCCAACTAgcaaaaaggagaagaaagtaTTCATTTCAGACGCACAATCAGAAGTAGCAATGTTTTCAGAGATGGTGGGGGGAAATGAGACCtgcctttcatttttttcccaacaCACCCACAGATAAACTTGGTAGCCTTTCCCAAATTCAGCATTGAAATGAGTTGATTACAGATGATCCCAGATGATCCCAGTGGGTAGACAGAGAGGGAAAGGGCAGAATAGATAAAGAAAAAGGAGGGGTTCATAGCctaaagaaaagagaaaaataaaccTGTTGCCGAGTTGAGCATGGAGATCAATAACCATCTGCTCTTCAAAATCTGACAACAGACCTCTTTTCAAGTCTGGCCTCAGATAGTTTGTCCATCTTAGCCTGCAACTCTTCCCACACCTTAACAGTCCTGCAATGATACCCACCATAATCGCAATTAGTttatgagagaaaaataaaggcaTTTGAAAAGGTGATTATCTCCTTCTTTGTACTTTGAAATTTCGGTTCATTCATCtggtaaattttaaattaatatgacTGCAAGCTTTTCGGCAGATTGGGTTTGCTCCCACCCAAAAAAATCAGGAGGAAAAGCAGCTTTAGAAATCGTATTTCCATGTTGCAGAGACAAAAGCTGGTAGCAAAAGAGAAATAAGAATAATGTGGGAGACCTGCAAGTTTAGGAACAGCTCTCCAACAGCATTGGCCATTGGTGAGAATGAAGTTGATGAGCTTCTTGTCCTCTTCAGCCGTCCATGGTCCCTTCTTCAACCCAACTTTGTCACAGCAAGGTTGCCTTCCCATCTCCAATCAACACTTTGAACAACAAACAGTGAGGGAGAGAGAGGTTTTCAGGGATATATAACTAATAACTTAAAAGAATaaacaccaccaccaccaccaccaccaccaccattacCACCACCACGCCCTCTTATTTATATACACAcatttatattataatcaacCCCCTCTAGAAGTACACGGTTCCGACTTCTCTCAATTTTCCtgtgttttatatttttctttgtcttGTCTGGGAAAATTTTCTACGTCTTACACGTGTTGATCACCAAGGCTGACGCGTCCCACACGTGCCATGTCTTCTTCAGAAAAGCCCACCTCATCCACCTCCTTTGCTTCAGTTTCAAGCGTGAGATAGAGAGTAAAAGTAAGCCACACCCATAtccttttttaatatgtaaaacGATAACGACTTCAATAGaaatgattaaaagaaaaaaaaaaaaaaaaaggggaaaatttctaattaaaggcaacaaaaaaattaaatcgtTTTTCTGGGTCCAgaagattttccttttttccacaCCCCCTCCCCCCAACCCCCCAAAGCCCATCTAATTAAATATGGCAATTTTGATTAATCAACTTGACGCCCATGATGGTCCAACCGGAACATTAATAGGGCTGAATTTTCATTCGAGAGCACTCAAATCTAATGGGGTCATTTACTTATGATTGagatttattattatgattattattaaaagCACTAGCTGTATTTGGCATGCCCCCAAAGGTCAAGCTGCTTCAGCCATAAGGAATAAACTCAGAAATGgcagtttttcttttttctttttgctataTGGGTTCAGCaattgaataatattatttgttcCAAATGAGTATCTTAAATAAGTTATATACTTGAAGGTTGATAGGAACATAAGTGATAATATATTGTTGGCTTGTTTTGTATTAAGTCGAACTTTTGAGGTTTGATCCTGTCACCCaattaattttcattactttCCCTTGTATGGGTAGCTAATAAAGTCATCTTCAGTTTGAAATAGAAAGGTTGATGGTCTGAGAGCCGCATgccttaaaagcaagacatttCAAATACTAGTAATTATTTTAGTTGTAAAGAACGTGGATATGTATATAATGgttgtttttaattatcttaagcATTTGGATGCTTGAGAAGTGAAATATTGTTTAGAGCATACATGTGCAGACCAGtatatagaagaaaaagaaaaagaaaaagaaaaagaa
It contains:
- the LOC100265304 gene encoding transcription factor MYB20, whose amino-acid sequence is MGRQPCCDKVGLKKGPWTAEEDKKLINFILTNGQCCWRAVPKLAGLLRCGKSCRLRWTNYLRPDLKRGLLSDFEEQMVIDLHAQLGNRWSKIASHLPGRTDNEIKNHWNTHIKKKLKKMGIDPLTHKPLIPAATAQPQQQQCQQKEEMEKTKESETPLESSIVESKEEDKSMSSPLENSMEIMNGFCTDEVPLIQPHEILVPCDPTSSTSSSSSSSSSASSMILEDLQFLDFDWHCDYNNDLGFWDDAFTSWDLFIDDDGDRKLTIDPPLPHYQRLPVDPESRYSEQLL